Proteins encoded by one window of Kribbella italica:
- a CDS encoding DUF5703 family protein encodes MAEYELQQFELSRTETRGAVRRLLTEHAEYGGWELARLRRYPDGRRRVWLRRRIIKVMRTL; translated from the coding sequence ATGGCCGAGTACGAACTGCAGCAGTTCGAGTTGTCCCGAACAGAAACCCGCGGCGCGGTCCGCCGCCTGCTCACCGAACACGCCGAGTACGGCGGCTGGGAACTCGCCCGACTCCGCCGCTACCCCGACGGCCGCCGAAGAGTCTGGCTCCGCCGCCGAATCATCAAGGTCATGCGGACGCTCTGA
- a CDS encoding histidine phosphatase family protein, which produces MPTVILVRHGRSSANTSGVLAGRTPGVKLDETGVQQAAAVAERLAGLPLAAIITSPLDRCKQTAAAIAKQHPELRPATDRRLTECGYGDWTGQKIGTLAKDPLWTVVQQHPSAVTFPNGESMRGMQQRAVDAVRAHDAALAASHGPQALWVAVSHGDVIKAIVADALGQHLDTFQRIVVDTASTTIISYTPTRPFLVRLNDSGSELASLVPPPPKAKKGTRKGAQKSAVPSSDAVVGGR; this is translated from the coding sequence ATGCCCACGGTGATTCTGGTTCGGCACGGCCGTAGTAGTGCCAACACATCCGGCGTACTGGCCGGCCGGACGCCGGGCGTGAAGCTCGACGAGACCGGCGTGCAGCAGGCCGCTGCCGTCGCGGAGCGGCTCGCGGGCCTGCCGCTGGCCGCGATCATCACCTCGCCGCTGGACCGCTGCAAGCAGACCGCCGCGGCGATCGCCAAGCAGCACCCCGAGTTGCGTCCGGCAACGGACCGGCGGCTGACCGAGTGCGGGTACGGCGACTGGACCGGCCAGAAGATCGGCACGCTGGCCAAGGACCCGCTGTGGACGGTCGTGCAGCAGCACCCGTCCGCGGTGACGTTCCCGAACGGCGAGTCGATGCGTGGCATGCAGCAGCGCGCGGTCGACGCGGTCCGCGCGCACGACGCCGCGCTGGCCGCGAGCCACGGCCCGCAGGCGCTCTGGGTCGCGGTGTCGCACGGCGACGTGATCAAGGCGATCGTTGCCGACGCCCTCGGGCAGCATCTCGACACGTTCCAGCGGATCGTCGTCGACACGGCCAGTACGACGATCATCAGCTACACCCCGACTCGCCCGTTCCTGGTCCGGCTGAACGACTCCGGGAGCGAGCTGGCCTCGCTGGTGCCGCCTCCGCCGAAGGCAAAGAAGGGCACCCGGAAGGGTGCGCAGAAGTCCGCCGTACCCTCCTCCGACGCGGTTGTCGGTGGCCGGTAG
- a CDS encoding LLM class F420-dependent oxidoreductase produces MRLGLNIGFVLGGDDHLDHLRLVKEAEALGFSVTWAAEAYGSDAVTLLTWIAAQTSTIDIGAGVLQIPARTPAMTAMTAATLDRLSGGRFRLGLGVSGPQVSEGWHGVRFGKPLERTREYVAIVNAAMRRETVAYDGKHFTLPLPDGPGKALKLSTRPLRDHVPVYLAAVGPKNLELAGEIADGWLGILNDPAYLGEQLNHIRTGRATREPGLGLDDFDVVATVPVMVGDDLQAAADPIRGYTALYVGGMGSREKNFYNQLAVRMGYADAAKEVQDLYLAKKHREAMAAVPFGFIDSISLLGDKARMADKLTAYGEAGATTLTLTPFASTVDERIAALRTVSEALELAGIGD; encoded by the coding sequence ATGCGACTCGGACTCAACATCGGCTTCGTCCTCGGTGGCGACGATCACCTCGACCATCTCCGGCTGGTGAAGGAGGCCGAAGCGCTCGGGTTCTCGGTCACCTGGGCCGCGGAGGCGTACGGCTCGGACGCCGTCACACTGCTGACCTGGATCGCCGCGCAGACCTCGACCATCGACATCGGCGCCGGCGTGCTGCAGATCCCGGCCCGGACTCCGGCGATGACCGCGATGACCGCGGCGACCCTGGACCGGCTGTCCGGCGGCCGGTTCCGGCTCGGGCTCGGCGTGTCGGGCCCGCAGGTGTCCGAGGGCTGGCACGGCGTCCGGTTCGGCAAGCCGCTGGAGCGGACCCGCGAGTACGTCGCGATCGTGAACGCCGCGATGCGCCGCGAGACGGTCGCGTACGACGGCAAGCACTTCACGCTGCCGCTGCCGGACGGCCCGGGCAAGGCGCTGAAGCTGTCCACCCGGCCGCTGCGTGACCACGTCCCGGTGTACCTTGCGGCGGTCGGGCCGAAGAACCTCGAACTGGCCGGCGAGATCGCCGACGGCTGGCTCGGCATCCTGAACGACCCCGCTTATCTGGGAGAACAGTTGAACCACATCCGGACGGGCCGCGCGACGCGCGAGCCCGGCCTCGGCCTGGACGACTTCGACGTGGTGGCGACCGTGCCGGTGATGGTCGGTGACGACCTGCAGGCCGCCGCCGACCCGATCCGTGGCTACACCGCCCTGTACGTCGGTGGCATGGGCAGCCGGGAGAAGAACTTCTACAACCAGCTCGCGGTCCGGATGGGCTACGCGGACGCGGCCAAGGAGGTCCAGGACCTCTACCTGGCCAAGAAGCACCGCGAGGCGATGGCCGCCGTACCGTTCGGGTTCATCGACTCGATCTCGCTGCTCGGCGACAAGGCGCGGATGGCCGACAAGCTCACCGCGTACGGCGAGGCCGGCGCAACAACGCTCACGCTGACCCCGTTCGCGTCCACCGTGGACGAGCGGATCGCCGCGCTGCGCACGGTGTCGGAGGCCCTCGAGCTCGCCGGGATCGGTGACTGA
- the corA gene encoding magnesium/cobalt transporter CorA: protein MIVDCGVYAEGERKDLPADPETVAQAIGDDGESFGWIGLHEPTEHELGRVQKLFGLHPLAVEDALKAHQRPKVERFGDSVVVVLRTLWYVDQGDAVETGQVSVFVGPRYVVTVRHGEGATLTTARQDLEDRASVLGHGPAAVLWAICDSVVDGYESVAEQVEVDVDEVESSVFSPERTSDAERIYLLKREVLEMRRAIGPLRDPMEAFAHGSVPLVSKQAAPFFRDVADHVIRVSDQTDALDTLLSSALNAHLARVSVQQNDDMRRISAWVAIAAAPTMIGGIYGMNFENMPELTWHYGYYACLALMVVVCTTMYAGFRRAGWL from the coding sequence GTGATCGTGGACTGCGGGGTGTACGCCGAGGGCGAGCGCAAGGACCTGCCCGCCGACCCGGAGACCGTGGCGCAGGCGATCGGCGACGACGGCGAGAGCTTCGGCTGGATCGGCCTGCACGAACCGACCGAGCACGAGCTGGGCCGGGTGCAGAAGCTGTTCGGCCTGCACCCGCTCGCCGTCGAGGACGCGCTCAAGGCGCACCAGCGGCCCAAGGTCGAGCGGTTCGGCGACTCGGTCGTCGTCGTCCTGCGCACACTCTGGTACGTCGACCAGGGCGACGCCGTCGAGACCGGCCAGGTCAGCGTGTTCGTCGGGCCGCGGTACGTCGTGACCGTCCGGCACGGCGAGGGCGCGACGCTCACCACCGCCCGCCAGGACCTGGAGGACCGCGCCTCGGTCCTCGGCCACGGCCCCGCCGCCGTCCTGTGGGCGATCTGCGACTCGGTCGTCGACGGCTACGAGTCGGTCGCCGAGCAGGTCGAGGTCGACGTCGACGAGGTGGAGAGCTCGGTGTTCTCCCCCGAGCGGACCAGCGACGCCGAGCGGATCTACCTGCTCAAGCGCGAGGTACTCGAGATGCGCCGCGCGATCGGCCCGCTGCGGGACCCGATGGAGGCGTTCGCGCACGGCTCGGTCCCGCTGGTCAGCAAGCAGGCGGCGCCGTTCTTCCGCGACGTCGCCGACCACGTGATCCGCGTCTCCGACCAGACCGACGCGCTCGACACGCTGCTCAGCTCGGCGCTGAACGCGCACCTGGCCCGCGTCTCGGTCCAGCAGAACGACGACATGCGCCGGATCTCCGCCTGGGTCGCGATCGCCGCCGCCCCGACCATGATCGGCGGCATCTACGGCATGAACTTCGAGAACATGCCCGAGCTGACCTGGCACTACGGCTACTACGCCTGCCTGGCCCTGATGGTGGTCGTCTGCACCACCATGTACGCCGGCTTCCGCCGCGCCGGCTGGCTGTAG
- a CDS encoding undecaprenyl-diphosphate phosphatase gives MTIWDAIILGIVEGLTEFLPVSSTGHLTITSKILGQQIDDPAITAFTAVIQFGAIAAVVLFMWKDIRTYAAAWFKGLRHPEYRGEFDHRMGWFVIVGSLPICVVGFVFRDLISGPLRSMWWVAGSLIGWSFVMVAAERLGSKARPLTRITLIDAVVMGVIQCLALIPGVSRSGATITAGLFRGLDRVAATKMAFLLGIPALVGAAVFQLPEALKGDVGVVPVVVGTIVSFVVGYASVAWLIKFVAKHTTEVFAFYRILLGIVILILLATSTITAT, from the coding sequence ATGACGATTTGGGACGCCATCATCCTCGGCATCGTCGAGGGCCTCACCGAGTTCCTGCCGGTCTCCAGCACCGGCCACCTCACCATCACCTCGAAGATCCTCGGTCAGCAGATCGACGATCCGGCCATCACGGCCTTCACCGCGGTGATCCAGTTCGGCGCGATCGCGGCGGTCGTGCTGTTCATGTGGAAGGACATCAGGACGTACGCCGCGGCCTGGTTCAAGGGGTTGCGGCACCCGGAGTACCGGGGTGAGTTCGACCACCGGATGGGCTGGTTCGTGATCGTCGGATCACTGCCGATCTGCGTCGTCGGGTTCGTCTTCCGCGACCTGATCTCCGGCCCGCTGCGCAGCATGTGGTGGGTCGCCGGCTCGCTGATCGGCTGGTCCTTCGTGATGGTCGCGGCCGAGCGCCTGGGCAGCAAGGCGCGGCCGCTGACCCGGATCACGCTGATCGACGCGGTCGTGATGGGCGTCATCCAGTGCCTCGCGCTGATCCCCGGTGTCTCCCGGTCGGGTGCGACCATCACGGCCGGTCTGTTCCGCGGCCTGGACCGGGTCGCGGCCACCAAGATGGCCTTCCTGCTCGGCATCCCGGCGCTGGTCGGGGCCGCGGTGTTCCAGTTGCCGGAGGCCCTCAAGGGCGACGTCGGCGTCGTCCCGGTGGTGGTCGGCACGATCGTCAGCTTCGTCGTCGGCTACGCGTCGGTGGCCTGGCTGATCAAGTTCGTCGCCAAGCACACCACCGAGGTGTTCGCCTTCTACCGGATCCTGCTCGGCATCGTGATCCTGATCCTGCTCGCCACGAGCACGATCACGGCCACCTAG
- a CDS encoding aldo/keto reductase — MQQRYLGHSGLAVSRLGLGTMSWGRDTDEHEAREQLAAFVAAGGTLIDTAAAYGDGDSERLIGTLLGDVVDRDDLVIATKAGFSVRRGERITDTSRGALLRDLEGSLRRLGVDHIDLWQLHTWSDDVPLEETLSALDHAVNSGKVRYVGVSNYVGWKSARAVTWQQAWPGRAVPVSNQVEYSLLARDAEADAIRAAGGLGIGVLAWSPLGRGVLTGKYRTGIPADSRAASQHLSRFVDPYLDGRGSGIVEAVARAADGLGWSPLEVALTWVRDRPGVTAAIVGARTAMQLKSVLGTEELTLPPAIAAALEDVS, encoded by the coding sequence ATGCAGCAGCGCTATCTCGGTCACAGTGGTCTGGCGGTGAGCCGGCTCGGTCTGGGCACGATGTCCTGGGGCCGGGACACCGACGAGCACGAGGCCCGTGAACAGCTCGCCGCCTTCGTGGCGGCGGGCGGGACCCTGATCGACACCGCGGCGGCGTACGGGGACGGTGACAGCGAGCGCCTGATCGGCACCCTGCTGGGCGACGTCGTGGACCGCGACGACCTGGTGATCGCGACCAAGGCCGGCTTCAGCGTACGGCGGGGCGAACGGATCACCGACACCTCGCGCGGCGCGCTGCTCCGCGACCTGGAGGGCTCGCTGCGGCGGCTCGGCGTCGACCACATCGACCTGTGGCAGCTCCACACCTGGTCCGACGACGTCCCGCTGGAGGAGACGCTGTCGGCGCTCGACCACGCGGTCAACTCGGGCAAGGTCCGGTACGTCGGGGTGTCGAACTACGTCGGCTGGAAGTCGGCCCGCGCCGTCACCTGGCAGCAGGCCTGGCCCGGCCGCGCCGTACCGGTCTCGAACCAGGTCGAGTACTCGCTGCTCGCCCGCGACGCCGAAGCGGACGCGATCCGGGCGGCCGGTGGCCTCGGCATCGGCGTACTGGCATGGTCGCCGCTTGGGCGGGGCGTGTTGACTGGGAAGTACCGGACCGGCATCCCGGCGGACTCCCGGGCAGCGTCTCAGCATCTGTCCAGATTCGTCGACCCCTACCTGGACGGCCGCGGTTCGGGCATCGTGGAAGCGGTGGCCCGGGCCGCCGACGGGCTCGGCTGGAGCCCGCTGGAGGTCGCACTGACCTGGGTCCGGGACCGCCCGGGCGTGACGGCGGCGATCGTCGGCGCCCGGACGGCGATGCAGTTGAAGTCGGTGCTGGGAACGGAGGAGCTCACCCTTCCGCCGGCCATCGCGGCCGCGCTGGAGGATGTCTCGTGA